ACGAAGATCGGGCCGTGGTCGCGGCACCAGGCGTCGGTGGTGGGCCAGCGGTGGAAGCGGACGTTGCGGTCGGGATCCCAGCCGGCCGCGCGGATCGCGGCGCGCGCGGTCTCCTCGAGCGCCTCGTCGCCGGCGCCGATCTCGACGGCCTCGCGGGGCGCCAGCGCTGCCACCATCGCGCCGAAGCTCGCGTGCACGGCCGCAAGGCCCTCGGGCCAGGTCTCGCGGTTGTGGGGCCACGAGAGCCAGGTGGCGCGGTGCGGCTCCCACTCGGCGGGCCAGCGATAGCCCTGGGCGGCGGGGCTCTCCACGGTCAGTCGCGCAGGCGCTTCAGGAGGTCGCCGTAGGCGTCGATGCGGCGGTCGCGCAGGAAGGGCCAGCCCCGCCGCACCTCCTCGACGAGCGCCAGGTCGCAGTCGACGACCAGGGTCTCCGCGCGGTCTGCCGGCGCGCGCGCGATCACGCGGCCGAAGGGGTCCGCGACGAAGGACTGGCCCCAGAAGGTGAGTCGCCCCTCGACACCGATCCGGTTCACCGCGACCACGAAGACGCCGTTGGCGATCGCGTGCGCGCGCTGGGCGGTCTCCCAGGCGTCGTGCTCGGCGGCCTCCCACTCCGGCCGGACCCCGGTCTCCCAGCCGATCGCCGTCGGATAGGTGAGCACCTGCGCCCCGGCCAGCGCGGTGAGGCGCGCCGCCTCCGGGAACCACTGGTCCCAGCACACCAGGGTCCCGATCCGGCCCGCCCGCGTGTCGACGGCGCGGAAGCCCAGGTCGCCGGGCGTGAAGTAGAACTTCTCGAAGTAGAGCGGGTCGTCGGGGATGTGCATCTTGCGATACATGCCGGCCACGGCGCCGTCGGCGTCGAGCACCACCGCGGTGTTGTGGTAGAGGCCGGGGGCGCGCCGCTCGAAGACCGACGCGACCACCGTGACGCCGCGCGCCGCCGCCACCTTGGCGACCGCCTCGGTCGTGGGGCCGGGCACGGGCTCGGCGAGGTCGAAGCAGCGCGCGTCCTCGGCCTGGCAGAAGTAGGGCGTGCGGAACAGCTCCGGGAGCACCACGAGCCGCGCCCCGCCCGCCGCGGCGGTGTCGATCCCGGCGAGCGCCCGGTCCAGGTTCTCGCGGGAGTCCGCGGAGCACGCGAACTGCACGAGGCCGACCTTCAGGATCGAGGCCGAGGGAGCCGCCATGGGCGTGGGGTAGGCAAGGGGACCCGGGCTCGCAAGCGCGTGACCGCTTCCGTCACGCGGACGCCGCAGGATCGCCCGCGAGGAGGAGCGGAGATGACCCCTTTCGCACGCGAGGCGGCGGTGGCGGCTGCCTGGATGGCGGCCTTCGTGGCGCTCGGGATCGGGGCGCGGGCCCTGGGCTCCGGGCCCGCGCGCGCGGCCTATCCTGCCGCGCCGATGGCCGACCCCGCCGACCCCGCCGACGAGCCCCGGATCTGGCTCGTGGACGGCTTCAACCTGATGCACGCCGCGGTGCTCCGCGGCCGTGACCGGCGCGGGTGGTGGCGGGCGGAGGCGCGGGAGCGGGTCCTCGAGCTGGTGCGGAGGCTCCAGGTGCCGGCCGGCGTCGAGGTCGTGGTGGTCTTCGACGGCCAGCGGCCGGCGGACGAGCCGGAGCGCGCGGGGCCGGGCCCCCAGGTGGTGTTCGCGGCATCGGCGGACGAGTGGCTGGTCCGGGCGGTCCGCCAGGCCGCCGAGCCGGGCCGGATCGCCGTGGTGACCGCCGACCGGCAGCTCGCCGACCGCGCCCGCCACCGGGGCGCCCGTGTGATCGGCCCCCGCGCCTTTCGCGAGCGCTGCGGGGGCGACGCGGCGTAGGGGCCCGGCCCTACTTCGCGAGCTCCTCGGCGACCAGCGCCCGCAGCGGCTCGTAGCCGAGCTCGGGGAGCAGCCGGCCGTTCACGAAGAAGCTCGGCGTCCCGCGCACCCCGAGCTGCTCCGCATCGCCCCGGTCGCGCTCGATCTTCGCGCGGTGCTTGATGCCCTCGTAGGAGGCCTGGAAGGCCGCCATGTCGAGTCCGATCTGGCGGGCGTACGAGGGGATCAGCTCGGGGCGGGGGCTGCGATGGTCGCCCCAGACGGGCTGGTTCGCGAACAGCGCGTCGAGCATCTCCCAGTAGCGGCCCTGCTCGCCCGCCGCCTCGAGCGCCGCCATGGCCTGCATCGAGTTCGCGTGCAGCGGCAGGTAGCGGACCACGAGCCGGACCCGGCCGTCCTGCTCCGCGAGCACCCGGTTCACGTACGGGTACATGGCGCGACAGGCCTCGCACTCCGGGTCGAGGAACTCGACGATCGTCACCTTGGCGCCGCGCGGGCCCTTGCTCGGGCTGTCGGGGTGGACCAGGAGCGCGGGATCGACCGCCGGGCTCTCCGCCGCGGCCGCCGGCCGGCGCTCCTCCTGGGCGCCGCGGTAGAGGCGCGCGCCGAACAGCCAGGCCGCCACCGCGATCAGCGCGATGCCGATCACCAGGGCCACCTCCTTCCTCATGCGCGAGACCTCCTCGAGCCGGCGGCAGACGCCAGCAGGCAGGCGCCGATCACCGCGAAGGCCGCGAGCGCCAACGCCGGGATCGTGACGAAGCCGAACCACGCGATCGGGCGCGCCGCGCACGAGACGCCCTGGCCGCAAGGCGCGAGACGCTCCGGGACCACACCGTAGTCGATCAGGTTGTGGTACGCGGCGATCGCGAGGCCGAGCGCGACCAGGGGCAGGCAGTACCAGGTGACGCGGGCGTCGCGCAGCACGATCCCGACCGGGAGCAGCAGCGCGAGCGGGAACATGCAGATGCGCTGGTACCAGCAGAGCGTGCAGGGTGGAAGCCCCATCACCTCGCCGAAGAACAGGCTCCCGAGCGTCGCCGCGAGAGCGACCAGCCAGGCCGCGTAGAGCCAGTACGTCGGACCCATCGCAGACCTCCAGGCGGTGCTGCGGCTGCCGGCCGCCCCGCCCACCCACCGCGGCTCGACGCGGGCGGCCGGATCGACGCGCCGCCCGAGCACGGTGTTCACGTGGATCGCCGTCCTTCACCACCCGACGCACCGGGCAGCGCTGGCTGGCTCTCGCATCGGGCCCCGGGTCGCGTCCCGCCGACTCGCCCGGGATCGCTCCGGGGCTCGCGGCCCGGGCCGCCCCACCGGTCGTCCCTCGATCGCCCGGCCGGGTGCCGGAGCTTGACTCCGGCGAGCGCGGAGAGATAGCGTTCGCCCCGGGTGTGCCGGCCCCCCCGATGGTGACGGACTCCTCCCGCTCGCGCGCCGTCCGTTGAATCGTGTGCGCTCGATCGGGCGTCTTTTCCCCTTTGCGGCCCGCCTCCAGCGGGCCCCGAGCGAGAGGCGCCGATGTCCCAAGCAAGCCCGCCCGAACACCACGTCCGCCAGACGCGGACGCTCCAGTTCGCGCGTTGGGTCGTGCGCAACCGCTTCCCGATCGCGATCTGGCTGATCGTGACCACCCTGTTCTTCCTCTACCCGATCGTCAACGCCGTCCTCGACGGACTCGGCGCGAAGCTGCCCGGTCCGGTGGTACGCGTCGACACCTCGGCGCGCGCGCAATGGCCCGAGCATCCCTTCATCCACGCCCAGGACAAGTTCGCCCGCCAGTTCGGGACCTCGTCGCTGGTGGCGCTCGGTGTCGTGGTGCGCGACGGAAACATCTTCACGCCGGATACGCTCCAGAAGCTCCACGACATCACGCGGCGGCTGGACGGCGTCGGCTACGACTCGCGCAACGAGGAACGCGAGGAGCTCCGGGGCAAGCTCGAGGAGCAGGGGCTCAGCGACGTCGAGATCCTGCGCGAGCTCGACCGCCACTTCCCGCCCTATCCGGTGAACCACGACCAGGTGCGCTCGCTCGCACACTCGAGCACACGCGCCATCCAGATCGAGCCCGACGGCTCGATCACCTCCGACGTGCTGATGAAGAAGGTGCCGCAGAACGCGGAGGAATCCGAGCGGCTGCGCGGCCTGGTGCGGCAGAACCCCCCGTTCATCTACGGGCGCCTGGTGAGCTGGGACGAGAAGGGCGCACTGGTCACGGCCGGCTTCATCACGGACCGCCTGAACTCCTCGGAGACCTATCGTGCGGTCTTCAACCACATCCAGAAGATCAAGACCGACATCGAGGAGCCGGCCTGTGCACAATCCTACGCACACGGCTTCCTCGGCTCCGCCTGGCAGGCGGTGAAGCGGGTCTTCGTCGGCGCCGAGATCCACGAGAGCTTCCCGGAGGGGTGCAACCTCAAGGTCTTCGTCACCGGCGAGCCGGTCCACGTCGGCTGGATCCTGAAGCACGCGCTCGAGATCACGATCTACGTGGTGCTCACCGTACTCGTGATCTTCCTGCTGCTGCTCGGCTACTTCCGCCGGTGGCACGGGGTGTTGATCCCGTTCGTGGCTGCGGTCGCCACGGTGATCTGGGGCCTCGGCTTCTGCGGCTGGACCGGGATCACCTTCGACCCACTGGTGCTGGTAATTCCCATGATCATCACGGCGCGCGCCGTCTCGCACACGGTGCAGATGGCCGAGCGCTTCTTCGAGGACTACGAGGTCCTCGCCCCCCAGTACGGCGATCCGCACGAGGCCAAGATCGAGGCCGCCACGATCGCGATGGCCGAGCTCATCGTGCCCGGCACCCTCGGCATCGTCGTCGACGTCGGCGGGCTCCTGGTGATCCTCGTGACCTCCATCCCACAGATGCGCGACCTCGCCATCTTCGGCGCCTTCTGGGTGACCTCGATCCTGGCGACCGTGGAGATCCTCCACCCGGTCATGATCTGCTACCTGCCCGCCCCCACGGAGCACGAGCACTTCCTGCCCGGCTCGATGGTGCGCTTCACGCGCTGGGTGGGCTGGGTCACGACGCACCCGCGCTGGAAGTACGTGGTCGCCGCGGTGACCCTGATCCTGTTCGCCTCTTCCACCTACATCACGCTGTTCCACTCGAAGATCGGGCAGGTGACGCCTGGCTCACCGCTCCTGTGGCCCGATCACGAATTCAACATCGCCACCGACCAGATCGCCCAGCGTTTCGGCGGCGTGGACCAGTTCGTGGTGTTCGTGAGTGGCGATCGCGAG
The Deltaproteobacteria bacterium genome window above contains:
- a CDS encoding carbon-nitrogen hydrolase; translation: MAAPSASILKVGLVQFACSADSRENLDRALAGIDTAAAGGARLVVLPELFRTPYFCQAEDARCFDLAEPVPGPTTEAVAKVAAARGVTVVASVFERRAPGLYHNTAVVLDADGAVAGMYRKMHIPDDPLYFEKFYFTPGDLGFRAVDTRAGRIGTLVCWDQWFPEAARLTALAGAQVLTYPTAIGWETGVRPEWEAAEHDAWETAQRAHAIANGVFVVAVNRIGVEGRLTFWGQSFVADPFGRVIARAPADRAETLVVDCDLALVEEVRRGWPFLRDRRIDAYGDLLKRLRD
- a CDS encoding NYN domain-containing protein — translated: MTPFAREAAVAAAWMAAFVALGIGARALGSGPARAAYPAAPMADPADPADEPRIWLVDGFNLMHAAVLRGRDRRGWWRAEARERVLELVRRLQVPAGVEVVVVFDGQRPADEPERAGPGPQVVFAASADEWLVRAVRQAAEPGRIAVVTADRQLADRARHRGARVIGPRAFRERCGGDAA
- a CDS encoding thioredoxin domain-containing protein; the protein is MRKEVALVIGIALIAVAAWLFGARLYRGAQEERRPAAAAESPAVDPALLVHPDSPSKGPRGAKVTIVEFLDPECEACRAMYPYVNRVLAEQDGRVRLVVRYLPLHANSMQAMAALEAAGEQGRYWEMLDALFANQPVWGDHRSPRPELIPSYARQIGLDMAAFQASYEGIKHRAKIERDRGDAEQLGVRGTPSFFVNGRLLPELGYEPLRALVAEELAK
- a CDS encoding disulfide oxidoreductase; amino-acid sequence: MNTVLGRRVDPAARVEPRWVGGAAGSRSTAWRSAMGPTYWLYAAWLVALAATLGSLFFGEVMGLPPCTLCWYQRICMFPLALLLPVGIVLRDARVTWYCLPLVALGLAIAAYHNLIDYGVVPERLAPCGQGVSCAARPIAWFGFVTIPALALAAFAVIGACLLASAAGSRRSRA
- a CDS encoding MMPL family transporter; its protein translation is MSQASPPEHHVRQTRTLQFARWVVRNRFPIAIWLIVTTLFFLYPIVNAVLDGLGAKLPGPVVRVDTSARAQWPEHPFIHAQDKFARQFGTSSLVALGVVVRDGNIFTPDTLQKLHDITRRLDGVGYDSRNEEREELRGKLEEQGLSDVEILRELDRHFPPYPVNHDQVRSLAHSSTRAIQIEPDGSITSDVLMKKVPQNAEESERLRGLVRQNPPFIYGRLVSWDEKGALVTAGFITDRLNSSETYRAVFNHIQKIKTDIEEPACAQSYAHGFLGSAWQAVKRVFVGAEIHESFPEGCNLKVFVTGEPVHVGWILKHALEITIYVVLTVLVIFLLLLGYFRRWHGVLIPFVAAVATVIWGLGFCGWTGITFDPLVLVIPMIITARAVSHTVQMAERFFEDYEVLAPQYGDPHEAKIEAATIAMAELIVPGTLGIVVDVGGLLVILVTSIPQMRDLAIFGAFWVTSILATVEILHPVMICYLPAPTEHEHFLPGSMVRFTRWVGWVTTHPRWKYVVAAVTLILFASSTYITLFHSKIGQVTPGSPLLWPDHEFNIATDQIAQRFGGVDQFVVFVSGDRENASADPLPIQRMTEFERWMASFTNLGASVSIAPIIRGYWRMNHYGDPKWQFVPGHPGTVRTVIFQLRTNGAPGFLRPFMTDDSRNANVSFFYPDHKGDTINHAVLASDYFIKQNPMGEVIVRLDMDIAAKDAPFFSREKLTDIWYYMLGPLLPPRNHTLTVQHRDDGSYKAVPVHNAVDGLPDWLDEFREGAIADFETERDSVEEGEFFAWPSTLEGWSADDVDAWYESKEQGIRVVAVNTQDLIVQDMKAVEPIPKYQPTNSWTRGVQFVMAGGIMGILAAINHEVERAHLANITLIFAVIFVLHSITYWSVASGGIIFLQIATATLLSLAYMAIRDIGLNINTLPVQSVGVGIGVDYAIYIVDRIRQEVADTADIDEAVRRAVGTTGMAVTFTATTVVGGIILWSFSNLRFQAEMAQLLVLLMVVNMLGAITVVPTFYSILRPKVATALLSDEQRALLEAQKERERKLGLREGA